Within Odontesthes bonariensis isolate fOdoBon6 chromosome 16, fOdoBon6.hap1, whole genome shotgun sequence, the genomic segment taacGACACAAGAGGACGAATAGCCACTACATAAAGTAAAAACCTACCCTAAAGTGAAGATTAGGAGGATGGAATCTCTGGAAGCTTGGATATTGGATTGATGGTAAATTAAAGAGGATTGCTGGATTGGAAAACGCGTCAGTTTTGGAAAGTCACTGGCCGACGGACATCGCACGAAACCACTCAACAGCATCGGTGAGCAACGGATTACAAGCAGGCTGTATTGGAAAACGGCTTAACTATTGGAGTGTTTGAATCATCGTTTCTTCTCACTGGATGTTTATTGGGATCTTTGGAAGTTTGGATGACGCGCGTGTGCTGAGCAATACTACTACTGTCACGGTAAACCACGCCTACTCTCATTCATAAAGTTATTTGATGCGGAGCCGTGTGTCACAAACGATATCCCTGTGTGTTGTGAATAGTTCAACAAAGAGTGTGGAAATTAAAGAAGACTGAAAACTATTTGATGTGGAAAACATGTCTGAGGCTTCATCTAAAGCAAATGACGCTGTGTCCGTGCTCTCAAAACGGAGCGTCAAGTTTACCTCAAAGGGTCTGGAATTCTATGTAAAGACATGTCAAGAAAAAAGGTCTACGAAGTGCAAACAAGTAAAGAAGTGTATGGATAAAATACGCGATTTGATGGAATCCAATGACAATGTGAACTCAGTGCAAGCTCAGCTGAGCAAATGTATTAAGTGCTTTGAAGAAGCCAATGATATGCATGAAGCCATTTTGAATCTAAATTTGCCAGAGGATGAAGTTGAACGTCAAAATACgtattttcatgcaaaacggTCTGTGTTTTCTGATTTCATTAAAAAGGTCAAATGTTGGTTGTCTGATGCTGGCCATCCATATGCTCAACCAAATGATGATGAACAACCTCCTGATAACTTAAGTGTGGCTTCTGATGAAATTAATCCCGAAGACAGTGTTTCAAACGTTTCAAGCCAAGAGGAGAAACGTTCCAGAGCACATTCTAAGTTATCCAAAGCATCATCTACATCATCTGCAAGAATAAAGACAGAAGCTGATAAAGCAGCACTTATAGAGCGCATGGCTGCATTAGACAGGAAACATGCATTGGAGGCAAAAGCGGAAAACCtcagaaaggaaaaagaacTGTTCGCTCTGGAAACGGAACTTGCTGCCGCTAATGCAAAACTGAATGTGTTGGAAATCAATTCAAAATGTGGCTCTAAAGGATCGGACGCAATGAACTCATATTTCGACAGGAACTGGACTGATGCTCAGGGAACGCACCGGCTGAATCTACACGCAGATGATTTCGTTCCACAAAAGGATGCGGCAAATAACATTCAGAGGAAAGCTCACATTGAGGTTCAAGCTGTCACCGTCAGACCATCAATGACAACTAATACCCATGTGAATGTCAGACCTGGACGAGCAGCAACAACACAAACTGACACTGGCCCAATAATAAGTCAAACTCAAACAACACAAATGGTTCCTAACGCTCTGAATCGAGCCAGCAACAGGAACTCACGCAACGATATTATGGACATTATGCAAAGGCAGAATGACATCACTGCATTGTTGGTTCAGCAAAATTTGGCATCTGCTTTGCCAGTGAGAAATATTCCTGTTTTCGATGGTGACCCTCTTCAGTTCCAGTCTTTTATGAGATCCTTTGAAAACTGTGTAGAAGGAAAAACTAACAATTTCAGTGattgtttgtcatttttggAACAGTACACCAGGGGGCAGCCAAGAGATCTTGTCAGGAGCTGTCAGCATCTACCCCCAAGCGTGGGTTATCAGAGAGCCAAATTCCTTCTTATGGAGCATTTTGGAAATGAGCATAAAATTTCTTCAGCCTACATTGAAAAAATTCTCAACTGGCCCCCCATTAAAGCAGAGGATGTACCAGCATTGCAATCATTTTCCCTGTTTCTTCGAGGTTGCTCCAATTTGACACAGCAGATAATCTACATGAAGGATTTGGACATGCCCTCCAATCTCAAACTTATTATGATGAAGCTTCCTTACAAGCTACGTGAGAAGTGGAGGAGTGTTGCATGTGATCTGCAGGAGCAAAATGGATGCAGAGTAATGTTCACTGACCTGGTGacttttgtggaaaaacaagcCAAAATAGTCTCTGATCCGCTCTTTGGTAATATTCAAGATCTGCCTCTTGTCAGCCGGAGCAAAGCCTCAAATGTCAGTTacacaaagcaaagaagaagtggaAGCACTTTTGCCACCAGTGTCGCTACAGTGAAGGAAGGTGACAAAATCTACATGGACAGTAACATCAAGTCCACCTCTGATCAAAGCCATCTCAAATGCTGTTTATTCTGCAAACTTAACAGTCACTCTCTGGATAAATGCTCACAGTTCAAGTTGAAGATGCATCGGGACAAGATAAATTTCATAAAGGAAAATggaatttgttttggttgcTTGAGAATTGGTCACACAAGCAAACATTGCAGAGGTCGTTTGGTTTGTATCGTGTGTGATCAGAAGCATCCATCAGTCCTTCACATTCAGGAAAAGGATAAAGCTACATCCTTTAAAGATGCACAAGCTACTGTGAGCCCCCCACAGAGTGTTTCTCCTGGGCTTTCGCAGACATGTGGAGCTATTGGGGCCGGTGATGAGGATGATGCTGTCTTCTCCATTGTCGCAGTACAGGTTAAATGCCACACAAGTGATGAGATTGTGCAAACATATGCTTTTCTGGATCCTGGGAGTTCAGGTACATTCTGCACCATCAGTCTGGCAAGGAGACTGGGCCTGAGAGGCAAACCAGCCAACATTTTATTGAGAACCATGGGTCAGAAGAAAATTGTGAGTACCACTGTATTGTCTGGTGTGGAAGTGTCTGGCATGGATGCAAATGATTTTATTGAGTTGCCAAGTGTTTTGACACAAGAGACCATGCCAGTGTCAAGATTGAACATTCCACAGCAAGAGGATATTGCAAAATGGTCTTATCTGAGGAGCATAAAACTTCACAACCTGGATGCAGAGGTTGATCTGCTCATTGGGACGGATGCTCCTAAGGTGATGGAACCCTGGGAACTGATTAACAGTCAGGGGGAAGGACCATACGCAGTCCGAACCAGAGTCGGCTGGGTAATCAATGGACCACTTCGTTGTGGAAACACCTCTGTCGTCACGACTAATCATATCTCTGTGGAACATCTGGAGGAGATGCTTATTAGTCAATATAATCATGATTTCAGTGAAAAAACATCAGTGGAGCAATTGGAAATGTCAAGAGAGGACATTAAGTTCATGAAAACTATGGAAACTACAAcagaactggaaaaaaatggcaCAAACAGTCCTGCCTCGACAAGTGGAAATTATGATATTCCTGTTGGAGCTGGCAGCAAATACCAGcagaaaaaagcaaagaaaaaggcAAAGAAGCAAGCAAAGCATCAAAAAAGGCAGCAAAAGTTTGAAGGCAGAATGACTTTGGACAGTCTAACACCTCCAAGCAACAAAGATACTGAACATACAGATGCTACTGCAGATACAAAGAACATGGAGAACAccaacaaggaaacaggagCTGAAAATTCTCTTCAACAGAAACTTCAGAGCTTCAAAGCCACACTTCGAGGGAGGATTTTGACGCCAAAACTTGGAGAGCAGAAGATGGCAGATTTACCGGAGAAGATATTGTCATCATCGCTGATGCTACAGCTCCCAGAGGATCCTGGATGATGGGCCAAGTTCTGAGTACCAAGTCTGATGCCAGCGgcctgtaacaaagatctgcctGCTCCTGGAGGCCACAGTATAGGATCATGGACATTGgacattattctttctttctccctgACTACTCTATcctctgtctgtgttttttgttcACAGCATACCAGAAGAAGACAGAAGAATCCTCTTTGTAGAGTTAGGGAGAGATAAAGGGAATAGCTCCttgtaaaaatgaatataattGTGAGTTTAAACTTTTCACAATTAGGGGCCGGAATGTtggagctatttgttattttgtatatttgtctcacttattagttagttatcttttgggggtttagtttggggaataaaccttttttggttgtttatgatatttagtattgtttgagttaatttgggtatttaattatgcttttattctgaaagcaCTGGGTAGCTGGGGCGCACTGGAGAGTTTACTTAGATGACAAGGCAAtcacaggtgagcaggcacctgagggcaaataggtttttaccagggcaagagaggcggcaaaggccattgtcatttgtttgtttgcttgttttggaGAAATAAACCGAAAGAAACGTGGtttttgcctggacaatggattcaattacctgcgtaaattcactcccatggtgtctcagtggccgtttgatttaatttagtttattatggttttgacatcttttttgttttttgattaacGACACAAGAGGACGAATAGCCACTACATGAAGTATTACtatgtctttctcttttttgtctATGTTGTTTCAGTGCTGGGAAACACAGCTGTAATGGCTGTAATATATCTGGATCATAACCTACAAACTCCTAAATATATTGCAGTTTTTAACCTTGCATTTGTGAACCTGATAGGTAGCTCTGCACTGGTGCCGAAGGTTCTAGACATATTTTTGTTTAATCACTATAACATCCCCTACGGTGACTGCTTGACATTCCTCTTTTTCTGCTACACTTGCCTTTCAATGCAGGCTCTTAATCTGGTTGCTCTCTTCTATGATCGACTGATTGCCATCACCTATCCTCTGCACTACCAAGTGAAGGTGACCCACAGGTTTATGTTTTCCTTGATTGCCTCTTTCTGGCTCATTGTCGTAATTGCTATAATAATTGCAGCTGGTCTTATTACAAGACTTTCCTTCTGTAAGTCTGTGGTTGTTAACAGCTATTTCTGTGACCATGGTCAGATATACCGAATTGCGTGCAACGACAATACTCCAAATCGTGTTATCGGCTTTTTGTTTccaattctttttctttttcttccactgGCATTCATCTTGTCCAGTTACATTTGTATTGGCCATGCCTTAGCTAAAGTATCTACAGTTCAAGAAAGATTGAAAGCCTTTAGAACCTGTACAGCTCATCTTTCATTAGTGGCAATCTATTTCATCCCAATATTAATCACTTTCACTATGGGTGCAGAACTACATCCAAATGCCAGGATCATaaacctgtctctaacctcagTCTTTCCTCCCATGTTAAACCCAATCATTTATGTTATGCAGACACGGGAAATCAAAGTATCAGTGAAGAAAATATTACATGTCAGGAAGCAATTAAAAATCACTGTAAATTGAGATCTGGTCTCGGACCAGATCTGTTAAATATATAACTGCAGCATGCTTCACTTTGCATCTAATTACTGTTGTAAAGGAAGCACTTCCAGAAAGGGAGGATGAAACTTTTGTTACAGTTTGTACATGTTGTTCACGAAAGTTCAAAACGATATTATGAAATTAAGAAAAGGCTACAAAGTGATGTGATTTATCAATAAAAAATGTCTGTCAGTGACTGAAATGAAATGTGCAGCTGAtcagaaatgtcaaattaagaTTTTAAGTTGAGAAAAACTAAGACAAGAAGCCTCATAGCATTAGTAACTTTATTTGACTAATGATTAGATGTTGCTAACTCGCCTCCAATTTTATAGTTTTTACTTGGTCATCTTATTTAGTTATCAATGTATGTGTTGTGCTTTGACTGGAGTGGCCTCAGTTCAAGAAAGAGACCTTTAAAACTTGCACAGCTCATGTTGAAGTAGCGATGATTTATGTCCTCCTCATGATCATCACATTTACTTTCGTTTACTTTACTTAAAGTATGGATACAATTAAATGTCAGGATCATGAAGCTGTATCTTCTGTTGTgttcaacacatttttttctaCATAAAAAACAGAGTGAACCAAAGTTTCTTGGAGAAAGCTTTTTGAAATGCACTCCAAGATTACAATAAAGAAGAAACCATACTTCTCTGTATCTGTTGGTGTTTCTGACCCATTATAttttgtcacgcccatgggatttttccccatgtttttagtcttatgttttatgttttggtttttgagttcatagtttaccattgtcttccccacagtttctgtttgctcattagttgtcactcacgtcacctgtttgtcattgtccccagctgcccACTGTCACCGgtcactcccagttccctatttcgtttccaggctcccctgtcattggtttgatatccttacctgattttcacccctcatgccacgctACGTCTTCACGTCAAGTTAAGTGTTATTCAGTGTTTTTCCAAGTAAcgttccttgttttgtttttccatagtCTTGTTTTTGTcccacagtttaagtttttgtcatccggctcagccgcgccttttgtttaactttgtttcttGTGAATAAACCCAGTTTCTTGTCTTACacctgagtccgcatccgtgtcctgcctacCCACCCGCTGTGACATATTTGGTGTGATCACATGCATGAAACTTGTATCTGATCAGGAAATAACTTTCAAATAAACAGTTCCTGAACTTAGAATGATTTCAAAAGATAACAGACAAATAACTTCCATACAGTACATATGTCTTTTGCAGTGTTTGAACTGACAAAGATATTAATATTGTTTTCACTCATGTG encodes:
- the LOC142401907 gene encoding olfactory receptor 1E16-like is translated as MKYYYVFLFFVYVVSVLGNTAVMAVIYLDHNLQTPKYIAVFNLAFVNLIGSSALVPKVLDIFLFNHYNIPYGDCLTFLFFCYTCLSMQALNLVALFYDRLIAITYPLHYQVKVTHRFMFSLIASFWLIVVIAIIIAAGLITRLSFCKSVVVNSYFCDHGQIYRIACNDNTPNRVIGFLFPILFLFLPLAFILSSYICIGHALAKVSTVQERLKAFRTCTAHLSLVAIYFIPILITFTMGAELHPNARIINLSLTSVFPPMLNPIIYVMQTREIKVSVKKILHVRKQLKITVN